Proteins co-encoded in one Candida albicans SC5314 chromosome 3, complete sequence genomic window:
- the ZCF1 gene encoding Zcf1p (Zn(II)2Cys6 transcription factor; transcript regulated during hypha formation; 5'-UTR intron; mutants show decreased colonization of mouse kidneys; flow model biofilm induced; Spider biofilm induced) has protein sequence MSSALLPISCISCRKRKIKCNRIKPCDQCIKRHLPCEFPEKFRNIKIQEDEIKPELDGEPKLEPEDDMNSIYDYTRKPSENSSISTSGSASILSSAPSKSTDSTDSIPTSTDSATNSDSREKCMVTKNHSTGKISHSSPSAIPITVGSLNNSIISSSKNLIDSDAPNQDSDNLTLLRDDYDIMKAANTQLLSSNRLLKRQLEELQQSTLSHFRRSDMRNCHDNAHKNGSCSCNKTTKTIDNGNHNRGDANANLLPNLPRSGDKRANTSDSFSDESPNKKEKVGVFGYSKSSFPKDSASQNQGIYSNNQFNEDNSSSPPKETSTTSTDSSSSGGEIGQTLTFQPLSKEQRELLNGRKVHRVKRNRGQGFYEHQVSSQPPVNKNGLPNRSVNHNHNWEQDAETYQDQESIKSSIQIQKSLKKKTLPILPSYLLKYDDPGISVDSTTYQDISRLNFEVVVKLVEKFFENNSYYRTFISSVHVFDFLNGYNSINDRDWENDDDLLLVYMILCLSIERLSPQDFVELNLLPDGSLNICTKYRKFLTRQVLYKSFERLKENLVDESMITIQTYILCSEWLFLQQNYEECWQMMFHACSISFSIGLHIMNQFRATNTKENKPFKNVVDATMGESDSSSEKKDTMELEEDKKNEDEELNAQQYRLWYALKYSTSVICSIFGRPNPISVKVGMIDSTPLNQIDQKLHVLLKSESSESLRLSNLMLIENYMIDISFENVMTLKLKFDTDILTLEDSYDSIHGKITCSLIGGSEQQNKSNDNANKWIGYDDYTKGSLTTKELDVLSDTIILHINSVKLLEPFVKKYETQKGKDTLSEKQIDSIGXFYNY, from the coding sequence ATGAGTTCCGCGTTACTTCCAATTTCTTGTATTTCTTGtcgaaaaagaaaaataaagtgTAACAGAATCAAACCTTGTGATCAATGTATAAAGAGACATTTACCATGTGAATTTCCAGAAAAGTTtagaaatatcaaaattcaagaagatgaaataaAGCCTGAACTTGACGGTGAACCTAAACTTGAACCTGAGGACGATATGAATTCGATATATGATTACACTAGGAAACCTTCTGAAAACCTGAGCATCTCAACAAGTGGCTCGGCATCAATACTATCTTCAGCGCCAAGTAAATCAACCGACTCAACTGATTCAATACCAACAAGTACCGACAGTGCCACAAATTCCGACTCCCGTGAGAAATGTATGGTTACGAAGAATCATTCAACTGGGAAAATTAGCCATTCTTCTCCATCAGCAATACCCATAACAGTTGGTTCATtgaacaattcaattatatcTTCAAGTAAAAATTTAATCGACAGTGATGCACCTAATCAAGACAGTGACAATTTGACCTTGTTGAGAGATGATTATGACATCATGAAAGCGGCCAATACACAGTTGTTAAGTAGTAATCGATTATTAAAACGCCAATTAGAAGAGTTACAACAATCAACTCTTAGTCATTTTCGTAGAAGTGATATGAGAAATTGCCACGACAATGCCCATAAGAATGGCAGCTGCAGTTGCAATAAAACTACCAAAACTATTGACAATGGTAACCACAATAGGGGAGACGCTAATGCTAATCTACTTCCAAATTTGCCTAGAAGTGGTGATAAACGTGCTAATACATCTGATTCATTTTCTGATGAATCACcaaacaagaaagaaaaagttggAGTTTTTGGTTACTCCAAATCTAGTTTCCCCAAAGATTCAGCAAGTCAAAATCAAGGAATATATTCGAATAACCAGTTCAACGAAGACAACAGTAGTAGTCCACCAAAGGAAACATCAACCACGTCCACCgatagtagtagtagtggaGGAGAAATTGGGCAAACACTTACTTTTCAACCATTATCTAAAGAGCAAAGAGAATTACTTAATGGGCGAAAGGTTCATCGTGTTAAACGGAATCGAGGTCAAGGATTTTATGAACACCAGGTGTCAAGCCAACCACCTGTGAACAAAAATGGTTTACCTAATCGTCTGGTgaatcataatcataattGGGAACAGGATGCCGAGACTTATCAAGATCaagaatcaataaaatcCAGTATCCAAATACAAAAgagtttgaaaaagaaaacattaCCTATATTACCTtcttatttattgaaatatgaTGACCCTGGTATCAGTGTCGATTCTACCACTTATCAAGATATCAGTAGATTAAATTTTGAAGTGGTTGTTaaattggttgaaaaatttttcgaAAACAATTCATACTATCGTACATTTATATCAAGTGTTCatgtttttgatttcttgaatggatataattcaataaatgataGAGATTGGGAAAATGAcgatgatttattattggtatATATGATTTTATGTTTATCCATTGAAAGATTGAGTCCCCaagattttgttgaattaaaCTTATTACCTGATGGTTCATTGAATATTTGTACAAAATATCGAAAGTTTCTTACTCGTCAAGTCCTATATAAAAGTTTTGAACgattgaaagaaaatttaGTTGATGAGTCGATGATTACCATTCAAACTTATATTTTATGTTCAGAATGGTTATTTTTACAACAAAACTATGAAGAATGTTGGCAAATGATGTTCCATGCTTGTTccatttcattttcaattggatTACATATTATGAATCAATTTCGGGCAACTAATaccaaagaaaataaaCCATTTAAGAACGTTGTCGACGCTACTATGGGAGAATCTGACTCCAGCAGTGAAAAAAAGGATACGATGGAATTGGAAGaggataaaaaaaatgaagacGAAGAATTGAATGCTCAGCAGTATCGTCTTTGGTATGCTCTCAAATATCTGACCTCAGTGATCTGTTCAATATTTGGGCGACCAAACCCCATCTCTGTGAAAGTTGGTATGATTGATAGTACACCATTGAATCAAATAGATCAAAAGTTACATGTTTTACTTAAATCAGAATCAAGTGAGCTGTTAAGATTGTCAAATCTTATgttgattgaaaattataTGATTGATATctcatttgaaaatgtaATGAcgttgaaattgaaatttgacACTGATATATTGACTTTGGAAGATTCTTATGATAGCATTCATGGAAAAATTACATGCAGCTTGATTGGTGGTTcagaacaacaaaataaatcaaatgacAATGCTAATAAGTGGATTGGTTATGATGACTATACTAAAGGCTCATTAACTACTAAAGAATTGGATGTATTATCTGATACTATTATTTTGCACATTAATAGTGTAAAATTGTTGGAACCATTTGTTAAGAAATATGAAACACAAAAAGGCAAGGACACTCTTTCGgagaaacaaattgattcaattggMAAWTTTTACAACTATTGA